A genomic window from Ascaphus truei isolate aAscTru1 chromosome 1, aAscTru1.hap1, whole genome shotgun sequence includes:
- the CKS2 gene encoding cyclin-dependent kinases regulatory subunit 2, with the protein MSCKNIYYSDKYTDEKYEYRHVMLPKELAKQVPKTHLMSEEEWRRLGVQQSLGWVHYMIHEPEPHILLFRRALPKDQ; encoded by the exons ATGTCCTGCAAGAACATCTACTACTCCGACAAGTACACGGACGAGAAGTACGAGTACAG ACATGTTATGTTGCCTAAAGAGTTGGCAAAGCAAGTACCAAAAACCCATCTAATGTCTGAAGAAGAGTGGAGAAGACTTGGTGTCCAGCAAAGCCTCGGTTGGGTTCATTACATGATCCATGAGCCAG AGCCTCACATACTACTTTTTAGACGAGCCCTTCCAAAAGACCAATAG